In a single window of the Nocardioides massiliensis genome:
- a CDS encoding Dyp-type peroxidase, translating into MSSDLGRRHLLQAGAALGGGLVGWSARDLTHDRGAEPADAAPAPAYGGEREPFHGRHQSGIVTPPQAHALVLGLDLRSGVDRAGLARMMRLLSDDVARLSQGRPALADTLGELAVLPARLTATFGFGPRVVAELVPPRHRFDFAELPDFATDRLRPQWGQTDLVVQLCADDPVTLAHTRRVLLRDARVFARVRWTQEGFRRARGAEPAGTTMRNLMGQVDGTVNLSERDRDHDRLLWSDLPGLGGGTFLVLRRIAMDLVDWESLSRSTREHTIGRRLSDGAPLTGGAEHDAPDPHAVDDRGLPVLDRAAHVLRAQPQKPDERFLRRPYNYTRDEADPALAPDGVEAGLLFVAFAADPVAQFVPVQQRLAEQDRLNEWVTTIGSGVWAVPGGCSPEDGDYVGRELLGTPAL; encoded by the coding sequence TTGAGCTCCGACCTCGGCCGGCGGCACCTGCTCCAGGCAGGTGCCGCCCTCGGCGGCGGGCTCGTCGGCTGGTCCGCGCGTGACCTCACCCACGACCGTGGCGCGGAGCCCGCTGACGCCGCCCCCGCACCGGCGTACGGCGGGGAGCGGGAGCCGTTCCACGGTCGGCACCAGTCCGGCATCGTGACCCCACCGCAGGCGCACGCGCTCGTCCTGGGCCTCGACCTGCGCTCCGGTGTCGACCGCGCCGGCCTGGCCCGGATGATGCGGCTGCTCAGCGACGACGTCGCGCGGCTCTCCCAGGGGCGCCCGGCGCTGGCCGACACCCTGGGGGAGCTTGCGGTGCTGCCGGCCCGGCTGACGGCGACCTTCGGGTTCGGCCCACGGGTCGTCGCCGAGCTCGTGCCGCCACGGCACCGCTTCGACTTCGCGGAGCTGCCGGACTTCGCCACCGACCGGCTGCGCCCGCAGTGGGGCCAGACCGACCTTGTCGTCCAGCTGTGCGCCGACGACCCGGTCACGCTCGCCCACACCCGCCGGGTGCTGCTACGCGACGCGCGCGTGTTCGCCCGGGTGCGCTGGACCCAGGAGGGGTTCCGTCGCGCCCGCGGTGCCGAGCCGGCCGGGACGACGATGCGCAACCTGATGGGTCAGGTCGACGGGACGGTCAACCTCTCCGAGCGCGATCGTGACCACGACCGGCTGCTGTGGAGCGACCTGCCCGGCCTGGGCGGCGGGACGTTCCTCGTGCTGCGCCGGATCGCGATGGACCTGGTGGACTGGGAGAGCCTGTCGCGCAGCACGCGTGAGCACACGATCGGTCGCCGGCTCAGCGACGGCGCCCCGCTGACGGGAGGTGCGGAGCACGATGCGCCCGACCCCCACGCGGTCGATGATCGTGGCCTCCCGGTGCTCGACCGGGCGGCCCACGTGCTGCGCGCGCAGCCGCAGAAGCCGGACGAGCGATTCCTGCGCAGGCCCTACAACTACACTCGGGACGAGGCAGATCCAGCGTTGGCGCCGGACGGTGTCGAGGCGGGACTGCTGTTCGTCGCGTTCGCAGCGGACCCGGTCGCCCAGTTCGTCCCGGTCCAGCAGCGACTCGCCGAGCAGGACCGCCTCAACGAGTGGGTGACCACGATCGGGTCCGGCGTGTGGGCGGTCCCGGGGGGTTGCTCGCCCGAGGACGGCGACTACGTGGGGCGCGAGCTGTTGGGCACCCCCGCACTGTGA
- a CDS encoding copper chaperone PCu(A)C, with amino-acid sequence MLTRAPVRAAALRRTRGTMAGLVCGVGAVLAHVAAGAAAPSLTTTVGVVVAAVLVCVALAGDRLEPSLLLGVTLVTQGLLHLTMTADAAGHAGDSVYVTVGQSAHHLHGDPALMLLGHLAAAVLTAVLASGSEAAWRGVLWAVVGLGRRLLQVLRPVPAALRSVLPASDDERVKPSSRVRGAVVARAARSTPLPSTPPRPGLSRRTALVRAPPARLDAPYDDRTSMTIATLRARLRAPLAATALAAALVLTATGCAHDDDPPPPAAATAEAVSLSAEDLWVRAADGAMTAAFGTLVNPGPEDRVLVAATSDVAGAVELHEVVESGGQAVMQERAGGFIVPGGGSHELAPGADHLMLMELTRPLAVGEHVEVVLTFDDGSTATVTAVVKQAPAGDEKYAEHGDADGDAHEDHDH; translated from the coding sequence ATGCTCACCCGCGCCCCCGTGCGTGCTGCTGCGCTGCGGCGTACGCGTGGGACGATGGCGGGGCTCGTCTGCGGGGTCGGCGCGGTGCTCGCGCACGTCGCGGCCGGAGCGGCGGCACCGTCGCTCACCACGACCGTGGGCGTCGTCGTGGCGGCCGTCCTGGTCTGCGTGGCGCTCGCCGGTGACCGACTCGAGCCCTCCCTCCTGCTCGGCGTCACTCTGGTGACGCAGGGTCTGCTGCACCTGACGATGACGGCAGACGCGGCCGGCCACGCGGGCGACTCGGTCTACGTCACCGTCGGCCAGTCAGCGCACCACCTGCACGGCGACCCGGCACTCATGCTGCTGGGCCACCTGGCCGCCGCGGTGCTCACCGCCGTGCTCGCCTCCGGCAGCGAGGCCGCCTGGCGCGGTGTGCTGTGGGCCGTGGTCGGCCTCGGTCGCCGGCTGCTGCAGGTCCTGCGGCCGGTCCCGGCCGCCCTGCGGTCGGTGCTCCCGGCGAGCGACGACGAGCGGGTCAAGCCGTCGTCACGCGTGCGCGGTGCCGTCGTTGCGCGCGCCGCCCGGTCGACGCCCCTCCCCAGCACTCCTCCTCGTCCGGGCCTGAGCCGTCGTACGGCGCTCGTCCGGGCGCCCCCTGCGCGCCTGGACGCGCCGTACGACGACAGGACTTCGATGACCATCGCCACCTTGCGTGCACGCCTGCGCGCACCACTGGCCGCGACGGCTCTGGCCGCGGCCCTCGTACTGACCGCCACCGGCTGCGCGCACGACGACGACCCGCCGCCCCCGGCTGCCGCCACGGCCGAAGCCGTCTCGCTCAGCGCCGAGGACCTCTGGGTCCGTGCCGCCGACGGCGCCATGACCGCGGCGTTCGGCACCCTGGTCAACCCCGGCCCCGAGGACCGCGTGCTGGTCGCAGCCACCAGCGACGTCGCCGGCGCCGTCGAGCTGCACGAGGTCGTCGAGTCCGGCGGCCAGGCGGTCATGCAGGAGCGCGCCGGCGGATTCATCGTCCCGGGCGGCGGCAGCCACGAGCTCGCACCTGGTGCCGACCACCTCATGCTGATGGAGCTGACCCGGCCGCTGGCGGTCGGCGAGCACGTCGAGGTCGTGCTCACCTTCGACGACGGCTCCACCGCCACCGTCACCGCGGTCGTCAAGCAGGCACCCGCCGGCGACGAGAAGTACGCCGAGCACGGTGACGCGGACGGTGACGCGCATGAGGATCACGACCATTGA